In Glycine soja cultivar W05 chromosome 10, ASM419377v2, whole genome shotgun sequence, the genomic stretch TGTGTTCTGCTCCTGAAAAACAAAATGGGGCTTAGATTTGCATTCCTTGCACACTACTCTCAAAAAGACACTTTCAGAAGAGACATTTTTACAATACCCCATTTGAAGAGAAACACTATTTGACCGGCATCTTTGATGGAAAGATGGCAGCTGAACATATGCAAACCAGGGAAGTATTGATATGTGGATGCCAAACAATATGAATGTGGCTATTGCAAAGAAGATAACTGACAAATGAATTCCTCAAGCTGGTTTTCCTTTATCACCACACCATGTGTCTGGGTAGAAATTGCATCTTTGACTGAACTGATTGTAACATCGGTAATAGCATCAGCAGCAGATATGTTAATGTACTCATTCAGGTTGTGCACTGTTCGATCTGCATGGATGAAGATACAGTAAAAGTAAGCAACTCAAATACATCcattaatatcaaatatataacTCTGGCTGATCCTATTAATAGAAGAATATTCTTcacaaaataagaaacaaatagcAGTGTGATCCAATATTAAAACTTGTTCTACTGCTTGTACTGCTTAACTTTTCTTGTTAAGAGAAAAGTCTTATCCGTGCTTCTTAATCACTTAATTGGACAACAGAAATGATTTGCCAAAATTCACATTAACATGTTACAGCTAAGAACCTGTTTTGTTTGGGAACATTtccaggttttttttttttttactgaaaaatatttccagttttattttgtgttttcacTAATAACTACATGAAATGATATTGCTTACTTTTTCCTTGTTTTccaatagagagagagaaaaaatgaaaacaagaaataaagagaaaacaaagtGCTTTTATTAGTAAAAACAGAAACTCGAGATGGAAAACATATTTTCAAACCAAACAAATTGTAAATGTTTCAGCAATAAGATTTGTAATTGCTTGAACTTATGTGTCTCCCCAAATTAACATCTTCCAAGTATGAACTTCATAATATTTGGATTGAATTTATTTCTATGATTCTGCAATGCGTGCtgcaataaatataaattcatgGCGGTTACACTTGATGAACAATATCAGAAACTACAAATTAACCTtaggttaaaaaaattgagataaaaaataCTTGAGATGTCAGGACTCAGGAGAACCTTGCAAAATGAGGACTTAATACTATCAAACTTGAATCATGTAAGTACTTGAAAGTTGCTTTCTCCcttcatatatttttctttattatggcGTATAGCATAATGATCTGTTTATGTCAAAGCCAAACAAGTCCATTACCTTCGGCAACTATGGGTTCATGTTGAGGAGGTTCTTCAATCCAGTTTCCACCAGAATCTTTCATGTGTCTTCTATCAGATGCAAAACAACGAAGAAATAGCGGGGCATGCACAACTCTGAATAATCTGATATCAAAAGAAACACTTAGATGCCCAACTATACCTCATAAATAACAATCAATAGATTATTGCATCAACAAAGGAAACACACCTAATGAAAGCAAAGTTAAAACAGAAAGTAGGCAATTATGTTACCCTTagaaacaataaattttgacaatATGATATAAAATGTTTGTGATACCCTTAGAAAATGTTTTTAGACTTGGATAAGCACAATagcaccaaaaagaaaaaaggtaccATAAACATgcctaataaaaattattatactgCTATAAAGTTTTGACATATGCACTATAAAATTGGTTTAGTTAACAAAGAATATGCATGTTTGACCTATTAAGAACGTGTATAACAGGAAAAACAGAAAAGGGCCCTATGTAAGAGGGCCCATGATAATTGATGTGCATGCTTATCTTTTGGATTCATTTTACACAGCAATTAACCACTTTTACCATATTTATGTCCCATTAGATAGAATTTGATGTTTTCATAGAATTTTAGtcattgtaaataaatctttagaatttactagttttttatatgtttttgatAGAGTTCTAGTTCACTGAGAAGAGGATTGGAAGCTGCCATTGTTGGAGAGCTCGCCCAGTGAGATGTGATCGCCTAGCGAGGAAGCTCGTAGAGAAAGGCCACGTGGCAGCTCAGGAATGAAAGAAGACAGTGCCATGTCATTAGAAGAACTCGCCCACGAGTTCAGCTTGACCGAGCAGATCTCACTGGGTGAAGAAATTGGAATTAAATTGGGGATTATTGAAAAACTCGCCCAGCCAGTCAAGCCTGCTGAGTGGTGACTTCTGGAATTCTCGAAGAGCTCACCCAGCGAGCAATGCTTTAAGTGAAGTGACAAGACAGAGGCTCTTGGCCCAATATAAAAACCACATTCTATTGGGATCAACAGAGCACTGTTTTAGGGCTTTGTGTGGGCAAAAACACCATTCCATTGACCTTTCCtccattttctcctttttttccccTCATTTTCTCTTGTAACCTTCGTTTTGTATGCCTCTCATGTCAATGAGAGGCTAATTTTCCCATTGTTAGAGGCTTGGTGTGCTAGAAAATCTGACGTAATGACtcttactatttatttaatgttaattcAGTGTTATTATCTCTTTCTATGCTTATTTACTTGTTTAGTGGCTTGATCCTCTATTTTACATGTCTTTATTGTATGAATATCATTGGGAAATGTTTTTGTAATTAGAACTGAAAGAGAATTCTAATTAACTCATTTATAGAATAAGATGAAGTTGGTTAGCCCTTTCATTAACCTTTGTTCTTGATCAAACCACTTGGTTTAGCTTTCTAAGGAATTAGGAATTGAATCAATTGATTTAGGCTCTTTCACATAAGCGATTATGGTTAAGAGTACAATTGTAGGTTAGGGTAACACTAGTTtatcattaaatagagaaaaacatttaACATTGCATCAAGAGTTCTCTTAGCAAGGCCAAGCACCCAACATTTTACAAAATCCTACACAAAACCCACCTTTGCCCACACAAACTGTTTGATAATTTGTTTGAGAGAGTTGTGTTCCGCTTTTACATGTTATTGCATGGTTCACATTTAAATTCTTGCACATCCTTTCACAATTTAAATATACTTTGCCTAGAAAAATTGGTTTTCACAAATTATTGAGTAAAAACTTAGTCCCTGTGGACACGATACTCGAACTTTCCGTTTATTACTACTTGTGCGATTTGATTCACTTGCCAAAGGGTTAATAGCCCACAACTGGGTGAAGCCTCTCAAGGAAGTTAGTGggttgaaaatgaaattgttaCAGCTGTTAGCCTGTTATAAATAGGAGAAATTAGGAGGGTGAGATAATTATTATGCAAGTTGTAATTTGATTGTTGGGGAAAGATCAGACTCCCAAAGCCCCAAATATTATTTCTGTATTTCATTTCATCATCTTCTATAGAAACCCACAATTGGAAGGAGAAGATATATTAcaataaaagattattttctcatcttttgcctATTCTGATTTATTAGTTCTCTAACACTGGTATTAGAGCCTTTCACCATGTCTCTTAGCTAGAAATGAGCAACATGAGTGGTGATTACAACATTGCAATGTTCACCCGGGACTAATTAAAGGGCTAGTGCACAGCCAACCCTCGTGAGCGTCGAGGCTGCAGAGAATGGGGGTCAGGATCCATGTGCAAGGTATGGCATTCTGGTTTGGGGCTTATAAGGCTTTGAGCTCTCCAACAGCAATGACTAGTTTTTGTGGTGTGATTCTCCCAAGGTTCTTGTCAATTGGTTTACCACACTTGAGACCCTATAGGTACCCACactaccaaaaaaattattaatgatatGTTGCCAGTGGGGATTATCAGACCCAGTGCATGTCCCTATTCTGGTCCTGTTATTTGAGTGAAGAAAAAGGACAGGATAGAGGTTGTGTAGAATACATGTCTAAATAAAATTACTATTCCAAATAAATTCCATATCCCTATTATTGATGAACTTCTGGACGGAATAGGGGGAGCGaccattttttcaaaattagatcTGAAATACAGGTACCACCAAACAAGAATGAAGATTTCATAAAACAACTTTTTTGCAAACATGAAGGGCTTCATGAACTTTTGGTCATACCCTTCAAGTTGACTAATGCTCCATCCACTCACTCCTCAAGTTCTCATGAATGAGGTGTTGAAACCTTTCAcaagaaaatatgttttagcatttttttttaagacacTCTCATCTCAGCAAAGCAGAGGAGGAACATCTGAGGTTGGCGCTGCAACTACTAAGGGAATCCAAACTGGtggctaacaaaaaaaaatgtagttttGGGCAATAGGGTAGAGACAATTGGAGTATTTGGGGCATGTTATTTCAACATATGGGGTATCTGCTGACACTAAGAAGTTAGAAGTAATGGCAACTTGGGCAGCACCTAATGATTTATTACAGCAGATTTGTTAGAGACTGTGGAAAAATTGCCAAACCTCCTGACTCAGCTCTTGAAAAAAGGCAGCTTTAACTGGGACTTGGAAGCAAAAGCAGTGTCTGAAGCACTAAAAAATGCCATGACAACTTTGCCAACACTCAAGTTACCCGATTTCTCTAAGACTTTAATCCTAGAAATAGATGTATCCAGCAAAGGTTTAGGAGTAGGGCTAATGCAAGGGAGACCAGTGGCTTTTCTATACCAAGCAATATTAGAAAGGGGACAATTCAAGTCACTATATGAAAGAGACTTAATTGCTATGGTGATGGCTGTGCCGAAATGGCATCATTACTTGTTGGATCTCAACCAAGTTAAATAGTGTAGCTTTGGATCTTGACAAACCCATTAGGAAATCCAAAGCTCCCTCCAAGGTCAATTCTTGGTTTATACAATGGTAACAGAATTACTACTAGGATTTCTAAATATCTTTGTACTTAAATCATTCAGGGCAAGGAAATATAAGCCCAAGAAGTAAATATGTAGAACTGTAGTCTGTAGATCATAATTGTGTCTTTCGCCCATGTCAAAGTCAAATATACACAAGAATAAAACCAATTAGGCCACCATCACCTACCCCAGCATATCTAgactttaatttcttattttaactaCTGTTATGTGACACATAAACAGTCTGGACTTACATTACAACCAACTGCAAATTAGCATtatcaacaaaatataattaagcacCAAAATACCCCATTAGAACAGAACAAAATGGCAGAGGAAACAGAAAGTGTCTTACCTATTATAATCAGAAAAAAGCTGAAAAGACGGACGAATTGTTTCAGACACATATGATGGTAGAGGTGAaggaaaaggaagagtcgaATCTAAGTCCCACACTAGTGGAGGGACAGCTCCTTGTTTTATCTGTAATGCCAATCACAATAAAAGTATGACAAATTATCCCTATAATAAGCaaatttagatattaaagtaaacTGCTTTTAAAACCTGTTACCTGAATGCAAATTACATGATAATCCCATAGAATCACCCCATCAGCTCTTTTGCTAGCCTTTTGATTCCAAAGTGGGATCTAGAAAAGTCAAGACAAATACTTCAGACACTGATCGAAAAAAGATTGTAATTTTGTAGCAAGTTATACTGGACAACTCTTCAATTATATATGCAGTGGAAGTGGGAAAAAAACTTGCATACAAATTTAAACATGTAATTAGTACTCTGTCAGCATGTCAGCACTACATAATTAGGAAAGAAACGAATATCATGCATTAAATCTATGTTAGCAaaagttgacattttttttccatattcaACTTGCACAGTGCAAGATCCGGACAGTTATTCCCTTAATCACTATTATTCTGTCCCATCACTGTTTTGCAGGTGTAagcaagaaaagagaaaatatatctGAGGGCAGGATAagaaacccatttgaaaagaaaatgaaatattgGGCAAAAGAGACACTATGCCATGAATCAACTTGAACTAGAAAAGGATTATTATACAAAACAATCCCCGCCcactaagaagaagaaatagtaCATGCCTGTTTCTTTTCGTTGGAAATGAAAGCAACAAAAAGATCAGATCCATCAGCATTTGCTATTCCATCATTGCACAACTTTTTGCAAAGCAAGTATACATTCTCCTCACTACAAATAAATAACCGGAAAATAATCACAAAAATTCTATAGTATATTACCATATTTAACATTACAAGaacgaaaaggaaaaagaaagtgatGTAAAGGAATGAAATCACCCAAACTAGTCAAGAGTATGAATCAACAAATTACAAAACAGAAATATCCCCCCAAAAATTGATGAACCCTAATTCTAAAACCctataaatcattaaaaaagaaTGATTTGGGAAAATTGGTTTCTGTAAAATCAGACAAGAGACTATTTCATTATATCACCAATATGTATAGCATCAGGCATGCATGATCAGAACAGAACCCATTACTGCCTAAGAAGATTACAACCCCAGATAGAGAGAGAAGTGGCTACCAATAAAAAGGAGTGTGGTGGAAATGAAGAATATCCATAGTTGAAGTTGCCATTATTCTCTTCAACAATCACCAGTCACCACCAACCTTTCTGAAAAAAGTACATAGGCACTGACCTGATGGAAATGGGATCCAAGATATGTCTGCAAAGAAAACCCAAAAGGGCAGAGACCAAAACCCAAACCGGTCCatgcattaaataaaataactcaaaggaggtgttttgtttttattcagCATGATATTGTTAGGAAATATTCTCGTTTAAAGATGATTAATTTCATcgaggataaaataaaatgatatttttctgATTTATTTTATACGAATAAAATGAGGTGTTTGACAATtaaggagaaagaaaataaatgataatttttaaaaacttttactaATATTCTTacttatttactattttttttattaattacaattaaggagtaagaaaataaatgataatttttaaaaacttttactaATATTCTTacttatttactattttttattaattcttttaaaatattaaaatgattaatagaaaatactataaaaaattaacgGCACAAAGTTTCTcgtaagaaatattttttccttcacagctttaatagataaaaataaaaaaatgtgttttccttttttattaaaattaaataaatatctaaatttgtttatataaatttagtttttgaaaaattaataataagatatttacataataaatattttaatatgctAATTTAATAACTTACACCTATGAATTTTTAACTTTAGCTACTAACTAGTTTTTCAActatttttatcaaacataattagGATTAGATTTGttaatctatataaaaaattttcttaaatattattttttattttttttgatacattaaattttaaaaatttcattttcatcctttatattttaaaaaaaatatcatttttatactttctttcatttttcgttagaaaaattaatattccgttaactttaatattttaaaagttaattttatttagtgataactaaaaattgtcacaatcttaatttaatttttttctaaaatcacgAACATTTTTATCCTCACCCCACATCCTAAGGCATTTGTACTAGAATGGggcaattttttcataaattaccaaaatgactagattttgaaaaattacaaaaaatgggTAAATCTTAACTTCCAGAGGAAGAACTCATGCTTAAAAAGACAATTtcacttttccatttttttttaaacaattgtgATGGTTAGAAAACCACCACAAATTGATTAGCCACATAAGAAACATACAAATGTCTATTTCATGATGACTAAATAAGtaatttgtgataatttttaagccgccacattttaaaaaaaatgataagtaaaatcatcttttaaaatacgatttcttcatgtttaaatcGTCTTTCAATACATGATTTATCCAttactataaatttttttaaaaatctacccATTAtggtaatttatgaaaaaattgctCCATCTTGGTACTAAATCTCACATCCTAGTCCTAATCTCCAAATAAAAATCCAAATCCCTAATCTTCCAAAACCCTCTCCTCTTCCCCCTTTCTAACACCCACCACCCTACCCCTAATGCCTCCCACCTTGCTACCTCCTCCTAACTCTGACATCTTTGAAGTTATTCAGCCACCATAGAGACAATCTCTTTTTTTATGGTCCTCACCGCGCACCTTCACCATCCCAATGCTACACCACTACCTCCAAAAATGACGATGTTTCACTCCCCCACCACTACCACCACCATTGAAGTTGTTGAACCTAGCAACCCGGGTTCCCTGGAACATTGTCAACGCTGATGTCGAAGTAGGAGGTTGCAATGAGCATGGTGTCATTGATGGACGCGATGGtgaaggtcttttgcgtcgatTTGGTGAACGCAATgtttatttggatttttttatttggatgaGATTTGGGGTTTATTGTTGCTTATTTTTGTGATGAATGCATTGTTATTGTTCTAagatttcttatttaataagtCAAATGAGTCATGATCCAAACCAATTTTGTCCTtgtcaaatatataattaaatcttgGTTCAAGTTTCAAGCTTTTCAAACTCTGATGGGAAAAGTAAACTTTTGTTAATGTGGAGTATGGTGTTCATATGCAACTTGTTTTATGCAAATGAAATTCACTTTGTGTTTCAGTTTTTTGGAATTACAATTCCATCTAGCTAGTTTCCATCCTTGTTATCTTATATCTTGAGGGTTCTATGTGGGCACGGGTTTACTAGTTTTTGGTTTTAGCTTATGAATGGTGCATAGTAGGATGTTAGCAAAACTGTAATATTtgggttttctcttttatttcctcTTGCTTTGAACTTATGTTATGGGGTATTTCAGATTTcttgt encodes the following:
- the LOC114369219 gene encoding protein N-terminal glutamine amidohydrolase, with the translated sequence MATSTMDILHFHHTPFYCEENVYLLCKKLCNDGIANADGSDLFVAFISNEKKQIPLWNQKASKRADGVILWDYHVICIQIKQGAVPPLVWDLDSTLPFPSPLPSYVSETIRPSFQLFSDYNRLFRVVHAPLFLRCFASDRRHMKDSGGNWIEEPPQHEPIVAEDRTVHNLNEYINISAADAITDVTISSVKDAISTQTHGVVIKENQLEEFICQLSSLQ